Sequence from the Paralichthys olivaceus isolate ysfri-2021 chromosome 1, ASM2471397v2, whole genome shotgun sequence genome:
AGAAATGGAATAGCAAGGAGATATAgccacattaaaataaattgcacAGCATTGGATGGATATCAAATCACCATCATTTCTGAATCTATGGTGTGTTGATGTCTCTTGGCCACcgtacaaaaacacaaaatgttgctTCCTGGCAAATGTTGTCACTTGGGAATCTGGAATCATTGAGCTGTGGTATTTTTGCTGAAATAATTAACTCTCCTTCAGTTGTTATgtatggtggtggtggtggggtggcAACAACACATGTATTTTAGTAGAAAAATTTGCACTTGGACACTCATTAGTGTGTTGTGAACTACCTAAAAGGATGGAGACCATATTTAAGAAGAATCGATTTGACGTATTTTAACTTTAGCTTgccccatgtcccatccactaacatggaggaggcaagtttttttttttttttttttttactaatttaATTACAAGTATTCAGAGTCAAGTCAATCATACTGCCGCACGTACATAGGTGGTGTCAGTGGTGATGTGAGATTTTGCAGCGCATGTgtcgtcaaattgatgaagttgttttctcaatttgcatgtgttttattttttaatttgcatgtgttttattttttaatttgcatgtgtgttttttttaatttgcatgtgtgttttttttaatttgcatgtgtTCTCTTAATCTGCATTGCGAagctctctcggccaccgtaCAAAACCACAAATGTTTGCTTCCTGGCAAATGCTGACACTTGAGAATCTGGAATAATTCTTGGGTATTTTTGCTTAAATAATGAACTCTCCCACAGTTGTCTGCTGGTTAATAACAAGGTGTTATGTATGGTGGGGGGCCCCACAGCACTTTAGTTGCCCCGGGACCCCTGTCCAGAGGTGACTCCGGCAGTGAGCGGTAGCAGCGGGGCTGCATCACTCACAAACTCCTGCCCACACACTGATACTCCCCCTCCTGAGGCAGCTGCAGCCGAGGCGTGCTGCACACCGAGTCCGGCCAGAGAGCACCGAGCACcggagcagagacacacagagaggacgGTCAGGAAACTACAGTGAAGCCCGCAATGGGGGACGAGCTGAACCGAaagagagagtaaaaaaaagaaagaaacgaGGTCGGTGGTAGTTAATGCGGGAGAAGCACCGCACAGTTTAGAGCTCAACCTTCCGGCGGCGGTGAATTAAAACCGCATCTGAGAAAAACGTCACCGTGATCCACCTGAATACCTGCAGTGTTTCCAGCGGTGACATTGAGAGACGTGTTGAGGGAGACACACGCAGAGGAGaagcggaggaggaggcagggaacGGGACAGGAGAAAGTTTCCGGAGCTTGGCGCAGACACAGCGGCTCAACAATGCGGCTGACCCCGACAAAGTCCCTCTCATCGGCCGCCCTGCTAATCCTGCTGCTGGCTGTCCGCTGCTCCGACGGCAGTAAGTAAACACTCACATGCTAGGTGGCTAGCTAACCCCGCTCAGTCCCCTTTGacatttgtgttgctgctgattTATCAAAGTCATTAGCTGCAGATATTTCGCAACCTCCCTCCAATGtttgctcttgttttgtttttgggagCCGCACATATCTCCGTGCTCCCCCGAGCTGTGTGACCCCTCTCATGCCCCCTTCTGCATTCATGAACACCGTgtatttagttttcttcttcttctatttttaGTTTCCTTGTCCCCTGAGGAGGCGAACCAGTTCCTGAGCAGACACCGGAGAGCCAACCAAGTGTTCGAGGAGACGAAGCAGGGCCACTtggagagggagtgtgtggaGGAGAGGTGCAGCAAAGAGGAGGCCAGGGAGGTGTTTGAGAACGACCCAGAGACTGTGAGTACTTCGCTTCTTTAGACAGCCAGAGGCGGATCTAGGATTTGCAGATGTACACAGAGGGGGCAATTGTGTGACCGATATTCATCCTGATTCAGTAAAGCCGAATTCGacacgcactgaactctggataatctcctgatgTTCTCAAAAAGAGCTGTCTGTGAATTTctggagctgctttcagacttgcaCCGGACTCCACAGTACCTCAGTATTTTCACCAGAGGAAGGGCACGATTTTTCAGTCAAGGTTACATGTAGGTCCCACTGACCCCAAACAATCTCTTCTCCTTCAGCACCAAAAAACGTAATCATTAGATCTTCAAAACATCATTGTCCCTGTTACAATGTATACTGTCACTTCtgccatcttgttttttgtcatttaccaTAAGGCTGCAAGGTTGGTTGGTTTGCATCAGGTTCATATCGACTTCAAATTGATGAATGCAATGTGACATTAGACTAATGATTCACTGTCTGGGCTGGTGATGATCATGCTCCAATAAGCCCAGATTGCTGATAGCCATCAGTACACATAACATTTCCGTGTCAAGGACTTGGCATGTTGTTGTCTTCTCCTCTTAGTTTGTTTCTGTGACAGACATTGAGTCAGTGTGACTAAGCCAGAGTTTGTGAAAGTACAGTATAAGTGAAGGCACTGCTATCCCTGTGCACAGTCACTTCTGTCTTCCATTTGCTAAAaaagtggctgctgctgctggaggtttaGGTTCCTGCCAAAAATAGGAAACACCTGGATATCTCTTCTCCATCTCAACATCTGTACCATCTGTGCAGGTCCACGAGCAAATATCCTTACACACGTGCACGTGAATGAGGCAAACAAACCCCTCTGATTGGTCTCTTTAGCTGATTGGCAGCTTCATTCAACTCACACTAATGCACATTGCCTCACTAATCTGTATACATGTTTCCACcctgtttttctcatttacGTTTACCAACAAACCAAATCCATCGCGTCTTGTGTGCTAAGGAGTATTTACTGCCGATTAGTTTCTATTCTGGATTCCAGAATGCGCAAATCAGCCTATATCCATGTGAATACATAATCCTATTGAATACTTCATGTGCTAAATATGCAAATCAGACCCAGGGATATAAATAACCCAGTGTGTCTGAAAACGTGCAACAGCTTATGGGCTGAGGTGTAAACATTCATTGGCTTCAGACTTTTAATTCTTCAAGCAGACATCTGAGTGTGGTATGTTGCATGTGTCAGCGTGCGTGTTTTGTTAATCAGTGAGATAATATATGGTGTCCGAGCATCTTTAAAATGGCAGCTGTCAAGAAATATGAGAGCAAGTAAATTCTGGCAGtgctaaatgtttttatttttgcatgttgTCAGCTTAATTGCATGATTTGTATGTCAGGGATTCAGAACAAGTTTAAACTGTGCACCAAGGGAGTGTTTGTTAGCATAGTGCCGGTGATGCCGCTGCCGCTCTTTAACGGACGCCTTTACTCACTTTAGACACTTTGGCAGAGAGCAAGTGAATGAGGCAATCTGTGACTCAGATTATTCGTAAGGTTATCCAAGTGCAGAGACATGGCAGCAGTCAGAGGGAGGATTAAACGTGGAGCAGAGCTGGGTTCAGGGGAAAAGGTGAATGTAGGTGACGCTGGACGCACATCACCAGCGTAGCAGCGTTTGAATGCCTGTAGCTTTTCTACCATGTCGTGACAGAAAGCTGCAGTCTCATTCATAGCTGCATTATTCATTCTGAAAAACCCAATCTCTGACTCTGCATTTTCTTCTACTGCAGCTCTTCTActgcagatagagagagaggggtgttCTCAGATACTGGCAACAAAAGTGATTACTCCAAGTTTATGGACTCTCATCTGTTAACTGACTTTTCCAGAGGGACAGATAATCAATAATAAGTCTCACAACTGAGTATTGTGCTTAGCTTAAGTTTACTAATCGCCCAAAACTTCTGTCTGCTACTGTCACGATTCAGCAATCCCATTGGGGCTTATAATCAGGCTTCATGTGTCTGGCTTTAGCACAACTTTCATTCGATtgctgattcttttttttctttttttttttttacacctcaGCTTGCTGCATCTGGTTCCTACTGCAGCATAAGTTTCCTTAAGTCTCCTTCCCCTGGTCCATTTTCCAAAATTTTGAAAACTGCAgccaggaggagagagggatgctACAACTATCAGGAATGCAGAGAATTCTCAGGAAGCCCCTGGCAAAAGGCCGCACCCATTAGAGAAAGAACACAGATTACAGAGTAATCACTCTGTAAACTCTGTCTCgatataacacacacatacctacAGCACATGGACCAATGCCACACttgaaaataatgattatttATAAATTGCTCTTCCCTGCTGTGAGTATGAGCACAGAGATCGAGTATAAAACGAAACCAAATCCTAAGATTATGTCAAGCATTAGTGGAGACATCCCCACTAGTTGTAAGCATCTGTTTAGATTATCGTGTTCTGTTTAGATTCTTGTTTATACACCTTAGTAACTTTATCCCCCTCTTCTCCCTGATTTAGGACTACTTTTATCCAAAGTATTTAGGTAAGTTATCATTTTGACACAAACCCTTCATCTCTACTCACAACAGTCACATTTTCTGATTATACGTTTGtaatcatcatttcatttttcacttttgtctCTCTCTAGTCTGCATGGACAAGTTTGGAGActcagaaaagaagaaacaggatCTGGTCACGTGTGTCCACAGTAGGTTTTAAAACCCACTCATCTGTCTGTCAACTTCACGTTAACGCTGATTATAGAAGTTTATAgatgctgcttttatttctctcacCCTTCCCCTCTCATTTTTCTCTGTGCAAGTATCAGAGGCAGCTACCTAGATGTAGTGCAGGGTTGGGCTACACTGCAGTATCATTCCTCTGCAGTCACCCACTGGCACGCACTCtctccaagtgtaaaaaaaggaaatatataaGGAAGGATGATGAAAAGGTGCTGAATTTTTAACATCATCTCCAGGTCACCCTTTGCGGTGTCTCTCTGACGTTGAAGTGAGCGTACCATATGTGCGTGATCGCAGCAGGTAGCTTTGGGTAACTTTGCAGCACTTTGCCACAGTGATGTTGCACATTGGTGAATGAGCAACACACCCCTCACAACGTCACACACGgcctccctcactctctgaGCTACTGCACCAGCTTCTCCGTGAGCTGGCTCAGCGTGGCGAGAGTGACGTGAATCAAACGTCGGTCGTGAGTGGAGCACAGGATTTCTGCTGCATCAGGCTACAAGAGACCGGCACCGACCCGGCTTTGCTGCGATTGGCCGAGGAAGCTGGGAGAGGGGTGGGGTAGGGGGTGTTGGTTCCATGACTCAGCTGCAGCATCGTGACACTTAAAGATACggtagttctttttttttttttttgcttatcaTTCAGcacaccatctctctctctcactgcaaatctctgtctctctgtcaacTTAAACAGTCAAGAGGTGTGTGGTAAACCAGTATCTGTTTAGTGATGGGTGGTAAACTGGTGTCAAAAAGCAGATCATGTCATTCCATAAAGACTATTTATCTGATATTATAGATCATCCTACAATCATCACAAAAGTTTATTTAATTGTAGGCACAACAGAAATAGTTTATTCTTCCAAGACTTCCTGCATCTATTCCCTTTATCCACTATCCCTATATCTTATTTGAACCCTCATCTCATTTGCAAATTGCTGTGTGGGAAAATATAATCATTAAATAatgattttccattttctgaaTTAACGATGCAACAGaatgaaaatttaaaatcaCAATTATAGCGAATGACATTTGaaatcaacaaataaatcaaGTGTGCTATTCCAggtttatttaaaggttcagtgtataagatttaggtgaaaggaatcttttggcagaaatttaatacaAAAtcatcctagtgatgttttcactagtgtgttgcATCTAAATTGTACGTAAATTATTGtaagcgggtcctctctatgtaggccggcatgtttttttttacagtagcccagactggacatgtttggaaggggagggtgaggtgagaggtattcagctgcaacatgcaacttgatgtcactaaattccacacactgaacctttaatttaatctttgCCTGATACAAGAAGATTTCTGCATCATGAAAATGTAATCTGATTATACAGAGGCTTCTCATTGCTGTAGTTGTCGAGAGAACTTACATTTACTGATTCTCAATATTGCTGTTTATGACATTGATGAATTGCATGACTCATCCTTCTGCTGAAagccattcatttatttttttacttaaaaaatattcatttaattaatCATCAGAATCATACATAACTCAGTatccattcatttgttgtttgtAAAAATAGGTTGTAAAATCTGGCAGAAATGCAGCTTTATACATCTGGCTCTTGTACTTAATGCTAATTTTCAGAACATCTAGTGTCgttaatatataattaatatatcATTAATTACTATACAACAATACATTGTATTATCCACCAATGGAGAATGAATTGCTTGCTGATGTGAACTCTCGCTCTCTTGCTCCCCTCATTTTCTCCAGGCACTGTCCCTTGTCTGTAACTTTCTCTTTCTGAGCTGCAGCTAACATGCCCAGACTTGTCGAGAACTCCTCTGCTaggaaaaagaaactgtagGGGGAGAGAAAAGATTTACACAAGCTCACTTACACAAGTTTGGAGAGAATTCAAgtgaaaatatttcacagaaaaacaggacAAACTTTAATGACGAGATAgttgaacacagacacaaacatccgTTTCTTCTTGAGAGCTGGAGGTCAGGTATGCTGGGAAGGACTGAATTAGGGCATCCCTGGCAGGAGAGCTTAGCCAGCATTAGGCTATTTATATTGAAGTCCTGATATGCAGAACATAAGAGATGCCCTTCATCTATCTGGTATCACTTTACAATCACATGTACTGAGGGCATCCGGTTTGTACAAACCACAAAACAATGATGACACTTAATTCCTTGCATGTGTccgtctttgtttttcttctctcttgaAGATATTCCAGACCAgtgctctccctctccctgtaaCGCCAGAGGCACGGTGCGCTGCGAGGACAAAAAGGGCGACTTCCTGTGTCACTGTTTTACAGGTTGGACGGGAGCCAGATGTGAGAAAGGTACCGTCATCCTCTACTTTGGGAAGAGAGAGAATATATAGCAGGAAAATTGCGTgcaagagcagagcagaggttgAATTTTTGCTCCGTCATTCAGTGTCACGTCCAGCGTCACAGGGTAGATGTCAACACTGTGACCTTGGTTCTGACAGCCAACCCCTGCCCTGTCCCCTGATAGAAAGAGCTCTATCCCTCACTGTTATTACTtctatatttgatatttctcatcattttacatcaaatgtttagtttttattttattataattgcTACAGCTGTTATTGTTGACGTGCATATTTAGCAACCAAGTGCTACTGCTTCTGCTGCCTTCGCTGTTATTAATGATGTGTGAATTGTGTGTCACATCAATATGAACTCTATGAACGGCAACTGTGGTCACAGAGTTCAAGTCGGGATCTGAGCAAGCCTCTTAAGAGGTCAAAGCTAGTTACTCTGTATATAAATCTGCATCTCCtcttaaaaaaagtgaaattcagAGAAAAGATTTCACTTTCGaaggaaacattttcaaataaatagaaCTGGAAAACATACCTAACTTAAAAAGAACACACTCTGTGAGGGAGAAACATGTTTGTCTGATTTATGGCACAGCCATCATTCCACACATTTCCACTCTGACTCATCCTGCCACCTTACCGTGAGAGGAAACCAAAGCAGATTCAGTCAAACTTGGTCCGAGCCTTTTCCACTTGACAACCGCACTCCTCCTAAAACACTCAGCCACAGTGTGTCAGTTATTTGTAAGCCGTTTAAACAAAGCACCAATTCATAGGATATTTATGTCAGCTTTTCAACCTATATCAAACTAACAATTCAGAATgtcacatttttacttttacaactGGTTACGTTAAGTACATTGTGATCATGAATTTGCCTCTCTTAAAATCTTAACACACGCCTAACAACCTAATGCTGTGCACAGCCCATGATGAGGTTTTTCCCTGTGCTCACGTTGACTGCATTACCATCCTATTCGTAGATGTCGACGAGTGCTGCAAGAGAAACGGAGGGTGTGATCACCAGTGCAACAACACTATGGGCAGTTACCGCTGCTCCTGTCACCAAGGATACATGTTGGTAGGACGCCAGATGTGTAATGGTAAGCCACAAACCACAGATACACATAACCTAACAACTGTATTCATGTAGGTACTGCAGAGTTTGCCTTGTGAATTTACGACTTCAGTCTctgagtttattattattattattattattattattattattccataactttgcttgttttttctGATACTCTTTGACACAAATGATTCGATCATATTTTTCCAGCAGAGGGGTTGATGTTAAGGTCCTCTTGGTTTTATTGAATCTCCATCAGTCTGTGATTTGTCCAGCTGTGACCacagtttgtgtctttcagatGTCAATGAGTGTGAGGACGCAGGTGTGTGTGGAACCGCGCAATGCGAGAATAAGGATGGCAGCTATGACTGCTTGTGTGATGCCGGCTATGTCTACGACAATGAAACCAAGACATGTGTTGgtaagtgtacacacacacacacacacacacacacacacacacacacacattaaaagaaAGTCACACGGTTTGATAAAAAGTGAGTGAGGAGCAGCTTCAGGCTCAGCAGGAATCCGTGCAGCTGTGTTGTGAGGTCAGGAAAGGAATGCAAAGACATTTGCAGACACTGTATAAGTAGGTAACAGGTCAATGTCTACTTTTGTTCAATTTGTTCaatggctgcagtacaggtcagaAATCTTGCCTCCTCCTTGTTAATTGATTGGACATTGAGCAAACTCAAAAGTCAAAATATGTCAAATACTTTTTtactcaaagatggtttctgttttttttagctaGTTGTTTTCATTCTGGTGTTTATCCAGGGATAATTTTTCAGATTCAGGTTTTGTTTAAATTTGATATTTGATGCCATATGAATAGGGTAAAACATCACGATCGACagctgactcacgattggtcaagcACAGGTTCTCACTGCCACGGCTCTATCCCCCAATCAGTAATGCCAAGACTCTGGCGAATGTgtaagatggcagcattcaaaaaggatattttggcttaagttctggatggagggaggaagtggagatgttgttccatctttttatacagttgATGTTACAATCACTCTCTTCCTATAATCCTGGAGCTGACGGTAAAGAGGAGCTCAAACTCTACAGAATCTGATCTTGTATATATCAAACAGGTTAAATCCTTTTTCTCCACAGAAAAAATAGTAGGAAACATTAAAGTCGGCTAAGTCGATACTTAAATACACAAGGATGATAGGTTTTCCCACGAACAAGCagtgtatttttattcaaaaagaTAACAGTAAGATAAAATGAATATGTGTTGCCAACAACATGGAAAAGCCATTAATCACTTGTGTGCCCTGTTGTGCTCTGCTGTGGAAACCAGACTTTTCATAACCTCCATGTCTGTCCTCAGAGAACTAACAGTAATTATAGACAAGGTCCTCATTGCCATGTAAGGTTATATACGGAGCAGAGAGATACAACCCAGTCATCGTCAAAGATCACTCGACTCAAGTGTTGTTTGCATACCCTGATAAGTctgatttttctttcaaacatcCTGTGATGTTTTTCTGATCCTTGGAGGTTCATGTTTCGACTGATTCCACCAATGATGTGACTTTGTTAACTTAAAGAACGTTCTGCTGCTCTGAACTCTTTATATCTCAGTAGTCACTttcatctctccttctctttcatttttctccatcCTGCTCTTTTGCTCGTCAGATGTGGATGAGTGcttgacaggtgtgtgtgcagaggagtGTCTGAACACTCCCGGGAGTTTCCTATGCTTCTGTGATGGTCGGCAGGGCATGAAGCTGGGCCAGGACCTCAGGAGCTGTAAGGTGAAATACATTAACTGTTGTATATTGAGCAGCCATTTCAGATTTCAGCTTCCACTTTAGTTggaaaacatctgtaaaaatagaaataacttTCATGATCTTTTACACAATTAGGACAGGGAAGGTCTCAAAATGCACAGAATCCTGCATCCTCAAAAGTCGTTACTCTAATAAAAAGCTTGAAAGCTTTCTAAGAGaactgagattttttttcttgcctgCCATTGGTAGCACTGAAGGTAAAAATGTTTCCCAGATTCTTGGAAATGTCACAGTCTTGTAAAAGAAGGATTGTTGTGACAGTGAGCTTTCATATTTTGACTGGTAGAGTCATGATACACCTTTTTGCTTCCTTTCCTATATTAAAAAGTCTTTAATTGAACTTGGTGAACCGGCAGAAACCTGTATTATGAGTGAAGCTGCAGTTTTGGTAAACTTGTATGCTTCTCATTGTTTGGCAGTGTGCGTTATCTCCAATTTcttgtttatctgtttttttccttcagccTATAACTCCCTGCTTGTCGCCGTCTCTGAAGAGGAACTCTCGTTCTCTTTACCTGGGCCGCATGTTCAGTGGCGTACCGGTGGTGAGGCTGCGTTTCCGTAGGAGGATTCAAACTGGGTGAGGAAATAGTTTTGTGTTGATGCTCATCCACTTCAACTGTTCACCTCTTCCACATTTACACACTTGTTACACTGAGTAGAAAGATGGACAAGATTAAAAGACAGTTGATTGAccttttccagctccctggttCTGGTTATTTAACTTTCTAACTAATAATGAACAAAATTGTTATGTATTACatatttgtttgaaaatgactcACATTACTCATTGAACTTGAAACAAGTCTCCCaactttctgttgtttgttgattttaaaatgCCTGAGCACTAAGCTCCCTCTTGACTTTATTTTACCTCCTTTCAAAATGCAGTTCAAACTAAATGCTTCAGGCAAATCCTTTTATAAGTTCTTGATTCaatttttgttttcaatgaGAGTGTTTATCGTGAAGTGAAAATGCAGGTTGAACGGTTCATCACAAAGTCAGAATCTGAGAGTATATCGGTCTTAAaagaaaacttgttttttaCCATACATAGTCACCGTGAGAAATTGAATCAGCTAATTCTAAAAATAATTTCTAATATTAGCAGGAATGAAAATACCACCGACATTATCAGAGTGGGTAGCAGATAAAACTATTTAGGTCACTAAAAGGAACAATTTTTTTCGTGTCTTTTTCTCCcttattttcttctgtattcCCACCAAACCTTTGTCATTCAAACACATGCTCATACCAACATTCCCCTCAATCTCCACCTCTTCTCCCAGCTTCTCAGCAGAATTCGACTTCCGTACATACGATCCTGAGGGGGTGATTTTCTTTGCTGGTGGTCACCTGAACAGTTCCTGGATCGTGCTGGCAATGCACCATGGgaagctggagctgcagcttaAGTATGGCACAGTCAGCAGGGTGACCAGCTCCGGACCAATCGTCAATGACGGTCAATGGAGAAAGGTTGGAGGCTTCAGTcattatggaaaataaaacactgtctgCAGGAGCTTCAGTAGCTGATCGAAAGTTCCTCAAATGTTTTTCTCGTCAGATCTCCGTGGAGGAGCAGGGCCGGAGTCTGGTGATTAAGATCGACAGGGAAGCCGTCATGAAAATCGCAGTGAATGGTGATCTGTTTACACTAAAGAAAGGCATGCATGAACTCAACCTCACTGTGGGCGGAGTCCCATTCAGAGAGGATGGCCTCGTCAATCAggtgtttatttgcatgtgctcttgtgttttcttgaaTTTGTACCATATGGTCTTTACATATTCCTCAAATGTTGTGTTCATTTCGCAGGTGAACCCTCGTCTGGACGGCTGTATGAAGGAGTGGCGGTGGCTGACGGGCGAAGACTCCTCCATACAAGAGACCATTCGGTCCAACGACAACATGCAGTGTTTCAGCACAGAGGATCCTGGAGCTTATTACCCCGGCACAGGCTTCGCTCTCTTCAACATCAGCTATGGTACAgcatgtgtgttagtgtgtttgaaGCTTGCATAACTCAGCTTAATTTActtcttcctgcagcagttAGTCAATGCTTCATTTGTTTGGATGATTATAAGTTGATTTACATTATTGGCTACACTTTTGTCAACAGTGTTGTTTGTCGACGGTGTTCATGACTTTCTGTTCTCACGTCAGAATCACAGAATCTGAGCCTCCAGTTGACCCTACGTCCAACTTTCGCTATTGGCGTGCTGTTTGCACTTGTTTACCAGGACAGAGTCCCTCTCTCCATCGCTCTGGCCAACTATCATCCTGGCATGGATGAATGGAGAGATGTGAGTAGATGTGTGTGAAATCAGTTTgtataataactgtatttttgttttgaaaacttaccttttttgtgtgtcttcagTTTGTTCTGGTGTCTTCAGGTGATGCCATCATTGCCAGCTCCCCCGCTCCACTGTGTGACGGTGAGAGTCATGAAATCCGGCTGACGATCACGGGCAACCAGACGCTGCTGCTGGTCGATGGCCAGGCTGGACGAGGTGAAGAGGCTGAAGTTCCTGCTGACGTCCTGTCTCTATCCAGCACCTTCATAGGAGGCATCCCTGGTGAGGAcacacatgtttatttgcacacTTTGCAGGATGTTATGCTAGGATTAGTAGCAGTTGCATTCCATTAAGACAAACAGGACATGACCTGTTAAAGCTCAGTTAGACAATACGGATGTGGAAGCCATATCTCTCCTTATATCTGATGTCACAACAGTGTCCTGTCCCAGAAATGAACTTGCCTGTTGGCAGGTCAATCAATGTGCAGTTCAGGTTATCAGTCAGTTAATAGATGCTACAGCTCATCAAGACCCAAGACAAGTTCCTGTTCTATTATTTGCCCCAACAGCAGGATTTCTCTCACATGTTCTGATCCACATAAACATCTGCTGTCAAATATAACTGTGACAATAGGATGATATGTTTCAGAGAGGACTCTTAATTTAGCACTTCTGTCACACACTGGTCTCACTTCTGTGAGGAACCTCTGAGAGCATGATGCTGAGTAGTTTGGATGAACTTACAAATGACAAGTACTTAAAATTCTAATTATTGAAATGGTAGAGGCATCTCAAGCTGTTATTTTATAGTCAGTGGAAATTAAGGTTTTCGTTAAAGGCAcgttgaaaaacaaaaatgaaagtcAGACCTTTTCTCTTATATGTTATTGTTGGTTATTCTTGTATTTACTGCTGTTAAGTAAAATGTGTGCCCTAGAACATAGACCGAAACGAAGAAGCTATTTTACACATAGAAGTCTAGTTTTATCCAGTTTTCTTGAGCTCATGATTAAATAATCTTAAATTTCAGTCACAGCTGTCCAATATTCCTCAAACTGGATGTATGATAATGATTTTGTGTTAGTGTCAGCTGAAAGAAATACTGTCACCACACTCGTTCACATGTTGTTATTTCACCCCCCCAGATGACATTCCGTTGGTTTCCACACTGGTATCAGCACCCTACAGCGGCTGTATGGAGGTCAGTGTAAACGGACAGTC
This genomic interval carries:
- the gas6 gene encoding growth arrest-specific protein 6 codes for the protein MRLTPTKSLSSAALLILLLAVRCSDGISLSPEEANQFLSRHRRANQVFEETKQGHLERECVEERCSKEEAREVFENDPETDYFYPKYLVCMDKFGDSEKKKQDLVTCVHNIPDQCSPSPCNARGTVRCEDKKGDFLCHCFTGWTGARCEKDVDECCKRNGGCDHQCNNTMGSYRCSCHQGYMLVGRQMCNDVNECEDAGVCGTAQCENKDGSYDCLCDAGYVYDNETKTCVDVDECLTGVCAEECLNTPGSFLCFCDGRQGMKLGQDLRSCKPITPCLSPSLKRNSRSLYLGRMFSGVPVVRLRFRRRIQTGFSAEFDFRTYDPEGVIFFAGGHLNSSWIVLAMHHGKLELQLKYGTVSRVTSSGPIVNDGQWRKISVEEQGRSLVIKIDREAVMKIAVNGDLFTLKKGMHELNLTVGGVPFREDGLVNQVNPRLDGCMKEWRWLTGEDSSIQETIRSNDNMQCFSTEDPGAYYPGTGFALFNISYESQNLSLQLTLRPTFAIGVLFALVYQDRVPLSIALANYHPGMDEWRDFVLVSSGDAIIASSPAPLCDGESHEIRLTITGNQTLLLVDGQAGRGEEAEVPADVLSLSSTFIGGIPDDIPLVSTLVSAPYSGCMEVSVNGQSLDLDQAIHKHNDIRSHSCPLLDSHQ